A region of the Cytobacillus luteolus genome:
TAACTTCCCACGTTGGCGTATTGTCCCACCTGAAGCTTTCTCAATTTTGCCGTAATCAATGTTTTTTGTAGGAACACCGCGTTTAATCAGTTTAGACACAAGAACATCCTTAAGCTGCTCCAATTTATATTCATCATCTGAAACAAGTACAAGCTCTTCTTTATCAAGGGAAATGTCACTTTTACTTCCTTTAAAATCATAGCGAGTTTGAATTTCTTTTAATGCAATACTAATAGCATTGGTTACCTCTGGCATCTCAACCTTTGAAACAACATCAAATGAACTTTCTTTAGACATTTTTCTACCTCCGAAAATGTATGATATAGTTTAATTATAGTAAAATATAACAAGTAGGACAACTTATGGTAAATAGATGTTATAATTGCATATTAACTATGAAGAGATTTTAAGAGAAAGAAGGATATATATGACAAGCTTTGAAGCAGGTACGACAGTTACATTAAAAGTTGATAGAGAAGTGGATTTTGGTTATTTCTTAACAGATGGGGAAGAGGATGTACTCCTTCATAACAGTGATATCGTTGGTGAATTTAATGATGAGGAAGAGCACACTGTTTTCCTTTATCAGGATCACCAAGGACGCTTAGCTGCTACGATGATGACCCCAAAAATCGAACAAGGCACTTACGATTGGGTTGAAGTAGTAGAAGTTAAACACAAATTAGGAGTATTTGTGAATATTGGAATTAGAAAGGATATCCTTGTTTCAAAGGATGACCTTCCTGAGATATTTGATTTATGGCCAGAAGTAGGAGACCATTTGTATTGCTCTTTAAAAACAGACAAGCATGGAAGACTCTTTGGAAAACTGGGAACAGAGGATGCCATAAGAGAAGTAGCTGTAAAAGCACCAAGAACAGCCTTCAACAAAAATGTGAGTGGAAGAGTATACCGTCTATTATTGGTAGGCTCATTTATCCTTACAGACGAAAAATACATTGGATTTATCCATGAAACACAACGCGTTCGTGAACCAAGACTCGGACAAAAAGTTGAAGGAAGAATCATAGATATTAAAGAAGATGGCTCTGTTAACATCTCATTACTAGGACGCTCTCACGAAATATTAGATGAAGATGCGATGAAGCTCTACTCCTATATGGAATCTAGAGACGGTGCCATGCCATTCTGGGACAAAAGCGACCCAGATGACATCCAAATCCGCTTCCAAATGAGCAAAGCCGCCTTCAAACGAGCACTAGGCAGACTAATGAAAGACGGAAAAATCTACCAAGAAGATGGATGGACTTACTTTAAAAAAGAAGAATAAATGTTCTGACAAAAGCTCATTTTTAGTAAAGG
Encoded here:
- a CDS encoding YajQ family cyclic di-GMP-binding protein — encoded protein: MSKESSFDVVSKVEMPEVTNAISIALKEIQTRYDFKGSKSDISLDKEELVLVSDDEYKLEQLKDVLVSKLIKRGVPTKNIDYGKIEKASGGTIRQRGKLVQGIDKENAKKINTIIKNSGLKVKSQIQDDQIRVTGKNKDDLQQIIAAIRGADLPIDVQFLNFR
- a CDS encoding S1 RNA-binding domain-containing protein — encoded protein: MTSFEAGTTVTLKVDREVDFGYFLTDGEEDVLLHNSDIVGEFNDEEEHTVFLYQDHQGRLAATMMTPKIEQGTYDWVEVVEVKHKLGVFVNIGIRKDILVSKDDLPEIFDLWPEVGDHLYCSLKTDKHGRLFGKLGTEDAIREVAVKAPRTAFNKNVSGRVYRLLLVGSFILTDEKYIGFIHETQRVREPRLGQKVEGRIIDIKEDGSVNISLLGRSHEILDEDAMKLYSYMESRDGAMPFWDKSDPDDIQIRFQMSKAAFKRALGRLMKDGKIYQEDGWTYFKKEE